Genomic segment of Lentimicrobium sp. L6:
TTTATGAGGATGATGATTTGCTTATTGTCAATAAGCAAGCTGGATTGGTGGTACACCCAGGTCATGGTAATTTTACCGGTACTTTATTAAATGCATTGAAATTTTATTTCGAGCAAAAAGGGGAGGATACTGAAGGACTTTTAGTCCATAGAATAGATAAAGATACTACCGGATTGATGGTGGTGGCGAAGAACGAGATGGCACAAGCAAGACTAGCCAAGCAGTTCTATGATCATACCATTGAAAGAAAATATCAAGCCTTGGTTTGGGGCGATTTTGATGAAGAAGAAGGAACTATTGAAGGACACATTGGCCGTAATCCTAGTAATAGGCTGCAAATGGCCGTTTTCCCTGATGGAGAGCAAGGCCGTCATGCCATTACTCATTATAAACTCGTCAAACGATTTGGCTATGTTACCCTTATCGAATGCCAATTAGAAACTGGACGTACCCATCAAATTAGAGCACACCTCAAACATATAAACCATCCTCTATTTAACGATACTCGTTATGGTGGGGATAAAATCTTAAAAGGAACCACTTTCACCAAATACAAGCAGTTTGTGAGTAATTGTTTCTCATTAATTCCTCGACAAGCTTTACATGCAAAATCTTTAGGATTTCAACATCCAACAACTGGCGATACCATTTTCTTTGAAAGTGAATTGCCAAACGATTTAAAGCAAGTAGTGGAAAAATGGGATGGTTACAGTCAACACTCTTTGGGAATTGAGAGAGGAGAGGTGTAAAACTTCTTTTGTTGAATTTGAATAAAAATATTGAGGTGTTCAATTAC
This window contains:
- a CDS encoding RluA family pseudouridine synthase, which translates into the protein MSEEKIEENFDKEENEEKDLYEHYRFEVDPGQEPLRIDKFLMSRIMNATRNKLQEATKAGNVLVNEKEVKSNYRVRPNDIIKIVLTYPKRDTTVYGEDIPLDIVYEDDDLLIVNKQAGLVVHPGHGNFTGTLLNALKFYFEQKGEDTEGLLVHRIDKDTTGLMVVAKNEMAQARLAKQFYDHTIERKYQALVWGDFDEEEGTIEGHIGRNPSNRLQMAVFPDGEQGRHAITHYKLVKRFGYVTLIECQLETGRTHQIRAHLKHINHPLFNDTRYGGDKILKGTTFTKYKQFVSNCFSLIPRQALHAKSLGFQHPTTGDTIFFESELPNDLKQVVEKWDGYSQHSLGIERGEV